The nucleotide window GTGCATCTGGTGGAACGTTATCATTGAAGGAGCGAAAGGAGAACAAAGATGGATCATGCATATACCGGGCCAGGAATCTGGGAGGGGGACGTGGGAATGGATAGGAGAAGCAGGTTGGTCAAGCCACATCACTTGAGCATCACCCGGGCACATATAGCAGCCCAGTGGGCAAGCAAGCACCTGCAGGTATGAATGGCCTCCCCTGCACGAAGACTCACTCGCCTCGGGCCCCTACACTTAGattattttagtattaaAGATCCCTAAGCTTCCAAAAGTTTGGGCCATTTCACTGTGTGGCTTCCCTAAAGCTCTTCAGCTTTTTCTGCTGCTGCAGAGACTCATAGCCTAGCTACACTTCCGTGCCTAGGTATAAATTGCATCCGCACCCTTCTCGccttctctcttccctccTTCAACAATTTTCCACAGCAACGAGCAACATAGCTCTTCATTCAAAGATTGTTTAGTCCTCCATCTTCTATTTCCCTTCTGTTACACCTTACTTCCATCCCGCTTTCTCTGTCAAACCTTGACAGTTCTTCGGGTATTTATCTCtcgcctcttcctcttcgtgGTTGCCCCCGGCATCGCACGACAGCGGAGAGGAGGAGCGAGGCTGCACCTTTCCTTCCCTTCCCTTGGAGCTTCATAATAAATCCTCTCTTTGACTCAAATAGAGTCTTTGCCCTTCGTCCTCTTTTTACTATCCCTCAACACTTCTTAGTTCTTTCGCGCGCCCATCACATCAAGCGCTACGGGGAAATAAATACGCGCTCTTCATCACCCTTCTATAACACATTCCAACCCGTTCTGTTCACGTTCGTCAGAATGAGCAACAGTATTGACCCAGATGCCGTCAAGGCGGCCACAATGGTAAGACTTCCTTGGTCCCTTCACATCATCGGGGTCTTTTTTGCATACAATCCCTTTCCCTAAACTGCTTTCGCTGCTGGTGCACCATTTtatcatcttctccaagccaTATGGCGACGCTATAACTGACAAATCCTGGTAGGCAGACCTCTCTCGCTTTCGCCAGGAAGAACTTCCTCTGAGCCATCAAGCGAGAAGACCAGATCGCCCAACGTATGCCCCAAGCGGAAACAATGGAACCAACCACTATTCGGATACTACAAAGGCTGTTCTCGAGAACAAATGGgctgccaagatcaacgatGGAGAGTCCCAAAGTATGGAAGGCCTTGAGCTCGAAGATTCACGACCTTGGGCAAAAGGCCAGACAAGAAAGAGACTTCCGAACATTACAGTTGACAGGTAAGTCTTTCTGCCTACAACGTTGAGTTCTTCTAACACCTTCGACAGAGTTGCTCCAGCTATCCCTGCTTCCCGCGGAACGTTCTCCTCATATCAGTCTCGGGGAACTCGCGTTCAGTTCAAACCCACAACACCTGGTTAGAAGCCTTGTGTGTCAAGCATAATTGAGCGTTACAATGTTAATATGGCCATAGCGACATGGGGCCCGCCACCTACGGAGACAGCTACTCGAACTAATCGTCAACAGCCTCCGCCTAATGCTACTCACAATGGCAGCTCTACCACTGCGAACGCTGCTTCTGTAAACGGCACCTCTTGTACACCTTTGGTCGcgaaaaagaagaatgaggaCGACCGGGATCTTATTGCATCGGAGCGCCTCGTGTACAGAAAACAGTGCCACCTTGTTTCAGGGAAGGCTGAGGCACTTGGTATCGTCACAAATGTCGCCATCAAGATCCGAGATGCAGATAATGACGGCATTTTGGAGATTCAAAACGACTCTAAGGGCGTTCGAATCCACAATGCTCTTGAACTCGAGCAACCTGTCATTGACGGCGTCTTTTGTACCATCAAAGTGAAAACTAGGCCCTTCTCCGAGAAGCTTCGATTCGCTACAGTTGGCGATGCGCAAGGTTTCAAGATTAACCTGTTCAAGCTCCAGAATGCTCTGTTGGATCAACAAAAGGAACAAGACATCGGCGAGTCTCAGGTTGCTGACAATACCGAGGAAAGCAACAAGGCAGAGGAAGACGGCGACCTCTTAATGGCCTCCAGCCCCATTGCAAGCACGGCATCCGATACTTCCATTCCCGTCCTCAATGGTCCATCTCAACAGGCACCCACTGCGGATCAAGAGCCCCTTATCATGGCGGATGACGATTGGGGAACAGCAGCTAACAACAACATTCCCAGCGTGGGGCATGAGACCATACAGCTGAGTCAGTTGTTACGCCAGGTTCTGGAGCAATTCGCTGCCCTGGGGAACCACTCCGGTGAGACTATGAATGGGATCGAGTATGAAATCCTCGAACAGGCTCTCAGCCACGGCTTCCTGCATGAGTGCGACGAGAAAGTGCGAGAGGATATCCTGGCCATCATTCGTTCCATGTTCAACGTGGGTTGCAAGTTGGTCTCCCGTGAATTTGCTTCGGGCCTCGGAGATACCATGGCAATCGAAACCCCTGTGAATGGCAATGCCAagggtcttggtggtgcAACCGCCGAGCAGGCGGAGGATTCGAAGCAGGTGGAGGATTCAACCAACCGCTCTGTGGTCGGTATGCCTAAGGGCTTGGGTGCTTCACGTTTCGCCAAAAAGCCGGCGGCATACCATGGCAACTTCACCGGCCCGATCAAGTACTGAGACTGATGCcgctatgctatgctatgtACGAGAATAGAAAGCTTGGGGAAGGCTGTGACTTAATTTGGTGTAGAGGATCTCTCTTTTGGGCCTGGTAGTTGGGGCATTTGCTGCAATGAAGGTTCTCCAACAAGTGCTTTCAAGGGTAATTTTGGAGATTGGCCTATCTACAGGCAATGGAAGCGACTAAGGCATGTTTGTAGAAATTGAGATAGTCCCAGCGTACCCAGCGTAATTAAGCAAGCTGTCTGGATCCTTTTCACTGCTGGTTGTGTGAATATGTTTATAATTGTTCGTTTTTCTCGTGACATCTGTCTTTATATGTTTCCAGCAACTGTCTAGAGTCACGGTCAAGTCCTTGGCCATCCTTCAAGGCGTCGGCAGCAAGTTGCTCAGCTTCTCTATAACGGTGAAAGAAGTAGTGTTCTTCAACGGCATGGATAACCTCCTGAATGTCCATCTTGGTGGCATCAGGGCCAAGTGGGAGCTTAACCTTCTGGTAAATCTTTTCCCAAGTCAGTAGATATCCCTATTTACGCCAAGGTTCACTTACATCGCCGTTCTCAACCTTTGCGTTGTACTCCTTCTGGACTATtcgccaagcttcttctgacTGTCCTGTGCGGCGGGACTTTGTCGCCTCTGCTTCATCGGCTTCATCTGAAGATACATCTGCGAAGGCGAAGTTGGCGAGgggatcttcttcatccatttTGTGGTTTACTTTTGGCTGTGAATGACGATGAAGGAAGGAAAGTAGAGACTGAGTTTTCGGGTCGATGATAGGACCCACTTGGATCTGATGTGTACTGGTTGGATGGCAAAGGCCTTGACTACTTGACGGTTTTTGACTGAATCTCTGTATAGGTAGTTTCAGATTTGAGTTCCTTGTTAATACGAAGGTCACTACGGAGTATTAAGCCTCATGCTGTGCGTCTGGGTATGATTTCTCGTCTTGTAAATAAGATGGGTATAGACCTCGTCCccgaggagcaagaaaaagACGACGTTGAAATAAACTTATCAAAGAGGCCTCTAAATTTAGGCTAACTTACCCGAATCCTTTTATCGTTTATAATTTAATGCCCTAAGTTTTATTGCCTCCCCTAACGTCACATATATAGCGTCCCTTGGTCTGAGTAATGGTGAATAAGTATGAGATAAGTTACACCTGATTGTGAAGTACTGCTGCTATCAATCCATGGATTTACAGGGGTGGATAGCTGTGATGTAACGACGTGGGGCAAGGTCTCGACGCGGGGCATATTCCAACGACATTCAAGCTCTTGGTcacttcttcaactcatTTCATTCTCATTTTACAACATAATTCGCAAATATGGAGAGCCAGGTTGAAAGGCTTGTCGAGAAGGCGTGGAAGAAGTATGAGGAAACGCCAAAGGACAAGAGATTATGTGAGTACCCGTCAACActcatcttctttcaatAGAGCTCTCATGAGCTGAGACGTCACCCTTCTCTATATCGAGATACTTCTCACCGGAACAAATGGATTATCTGGTTAACACTCTTAGTGATCGGCGTTGCTGGTATCCCCGGCTCAGGTCAGTAAACCCACTCAACTTCAAGCCTCGGCACTCACAACTCTTCAGGCAAAACGACCTTCTCACAAATCATTACCGATCGAATCAATGCTCGCGCCTCCTCTTCAGATccctcctctcctcctccagcaaCATTCGTTCCCATGGACGGCTTCCATCTCACCCGCGCCGCTCTCTCCGCCATGCCAGACCCCGATACAGCCCATTTCCGCCGCGGCGCAGCCTTTACCTTCGATGCGCACAAGTTCCTCACCCTTGTCCAAGCACTCTCCAAGAGACCAATTCCATCAGAGCCAATTCTTGCGCCATCCTTTGATCATGCGCTGAAAGATCCTCGAGATGACGATATTGTCGTCAAGCCGGAGCATCGTGTTGTTGTACTTGAGGGGAACTACCTTGCGCTAGATCAAGATGTCTGGCGAGATGCGGCGAAGCTTCTGGATGAGGTATGGTTCGTTGAGGTGGACTTTGAGGTTGCGAGGAGGCGGCTTAGGGAGAGGCATGTAAGAGCAGGCATTGTGAAGGATCTGGAAGAGGGAGATAGAAGGGCCATGGAGAACGATCTTGTCAATGGTAAAGAGATCATTGACTTTAAACTTAAAGTAGACGAGCTGATCCAAAGTCGAGAAGACGGAAGTTGGGTCCATGAATAGAAGACCTGAATACagaaataataaatactttGTGCATTCTATCGGCCAATGTCAAAGGATATCTCTTCTAAGTCTCTCTAACCATATCATCGTAGTCTTTCCAAAACGCAAGCTATGCCAATATAACCAAAACCTACTCCAACGCTGTAATAAGAACCAGCAATGCTCAAATTCGCTCAAATCGAGTGGCCCACTCAGTTGGCAGTCGCATCATGTTTCGTTCGATGTTCTAGATCGTTCCGCGCTCAGCTTGCGAATCTCTTGCGCCATGCTATGTCCCTTGCCCTTGCGCGCTGAGGTGATCGAGCCACGACTCACATCCCGTCCAGCAGTAGCGGTCTGGTCTAGACCCAGCACTTCAATGAGCTCAGGAATCTCAGCGTGATCGCGCGTCGTCTTCATTCGATGGCACCATGTaactctcttctcctcgttTCCATCGTGGTCTGGGCCTcgttcttctgcttcttcgaATGCGCTAATAGGCTTCGCCTTTTCGTCTCGTGGTGTTGAGACGGGTGTGAGGATGTCTCGCGGTTCGAAGAGGAACTCGCCGCCAACTTGACGCTGATCACCCATCTTGAGAACGTTTCCAGTTGGTATTTGCTTCACTCCTTGGACTATGCTGCCTACAATGCTGTGCATCATGCTTCGGCGCATGTAGGCTGGCTTGGTGCCTAGTTGCAGGGTTTTGGACATGCCAAGGGCGTCGAAAAGGGACCTTGTCGGATCGGTATATACAGGAAAGCGACATCCTGTCTCATTGACATACATATCAATGAGCGCAGGATCACCACACCCAATAACCGCAATGAATGTGCTCACTGGTAGTCGCAAGAGAGCTTCGGGAGTAATAGCCTCGGACAAAGAGCGCAGAAACTCTTGGCAGTTCTAGAGGGACAATATCAGTAACATGAAACGACCACGAGACGAAGGGGTCACTACATACGCCACAGAAGAAGTGTCTAACAAAGATGATGAGCACGCGTCGTGCAACGTTGCTACCAGTGTAAAGGGTCTTGAAGGGGTGCGATTTTCCGTGTCTGTCGAGAACAATGTAGTTTtcgatcttgttgagggTTTCGGCAGAGGGTAAGTCGTTATTCGTCGCAAGTTCGCCTTCAAAGTCTTCGGGCTGCGTCTTGTCGACCTTGATCGGTGTAGGAGGAGACTTGCTTCTTGTAGAACCAGCTTTTTTAGGTACAGAGCAAGTATCGCATTTTAGAGCTTCAGAGGTCTTTTCGTCAGAGTCTTGCGCTGGTCGTGGAGGAAGAGTCGGGGCTCGTTCGACGGAAGGACTCTCAGGAGGGATGCCTCCCACGGGCTTGCGCTCAATGGGAGATTTCGTGGTGGTTGAGGCTTTAGCCTCTGTATGGTTGTCCGTCATGTTGGTCCAGGAGATCCTCAAAAACTAAGAGATATCGCGAGTCGTGAAAGACCAAGGTTGCAGTGGAAGTTGAGCTTAATTAAGTGAGGGAACCCAATCGCAGAGGGGCATACAAGCGGCCCGTGAGTGGCGCCGCTAACAGAACGGTCTCCAGCTTATAAGGGACCGGCCGCAGCGGAGAAGGAGTTTTGCTGCGTCGTAAGCGTAAACGGAATGACAGTGGCTTAGATTCGTGAAGAGGGAGGTTTTATGAAGTTATCACGATATTCCTGGTTCTGAGAAAAGGGGGGAGACGTGGCGTTTTAGGTCAGGTCGGGTTTCTTGTCAATGAAGCGGCAAACTGACTTATGACCTGGTGGCTACCCTTGTTTGGCTGACGATGCCCTGAAATTCAGCGGCAGGGTAAGTTTTAGCTTGATTTTTAGCTGCTTGTGAGGTCATACATTGGACTGCCAGGGGATTGGATACCCTGGAGGTGTTGTGAAACCGTCCATTTTGTACCGACTGGAGGCATGAAAAATATCTCCATTCTGAGTAAGTATATTGAGAAATAACTTGTTAGTGGTTCTAAAGGTCTTTTAGTACAAATTGGGTACTGCAGGGTCGCGGCGTGAGAAAAGATCATCGTCTTATCACAGGAACAGAAGTGCTTCTGAATTCACTGAAACACACTTGACAGCCATGGCAAACGTCACAGCATAAAATCGGACAGTACCGCATCTACAACGCCAATACAGTGCTGTGAAACCAAGCCATGTAGTAACATGGATCATCAACCATCGTTTATATCCAACAGGTCGTCACAAGATATACTAAGAGTTCGATGTTTGGTAAAGGCATGGGTTGTAAGTAATTGCCGATTACGACAGCCCGAGCCCTATTTATAAACACCAACAGTATCAATTATGGTCCAATCCATATTCGAGGCCTGAGTCGTTCTCTGACAATTAACCGCCTCGCGTATGATTGGCATGGATGTCCAATCCACTTTCGTCATGTCAAAAATCTGTCAGCGGGGACTAGACCAGACAGAAATGCTTGTCCCCATCGAGAGCCAAGTCCGTCCAAGTATTTCTGTCGATAGAAGTCAAAATCTTGGTGGGGTGTGACATCTTCCCACTCATCCAACCCTCCCACCAaattctctctttttttgcAGCTCTCACTCATGCGCAGTTAGCCAAGATGGCAGCTCAAGTCCCCACTGAAGctctcaaggagctcaacgGTAAGTTCCTTTGTATACGGTCTACTCAGTGGTGAACTTTCATGTGAAAATGCCTGAGCCAAAAATACTGATGACGCTTGCCCCGCAGTGGCCGATGGCTCTCAGAAGCCCGGCGCAAACACACAATCAAAGACCGACGCTGCCGGAGACGATCACGGCGAAGATGATTccgaagacgaagccaacGGCACCGCTCCCGCCGAGGGAGCCgccaaaaagaagaagaagagaaagcccaagaagaagaagaagaaccctACCAGCCAGAGCGACCCTCCTCGAGTCCAGGTCAGCCAGTTGTTCCCTAACAAGTCCTATCCCCACGGAGAGGAGGTTGAATACAAGGACGAGAACAACTACCGAACTAccgatgaggagaagcgcCATCTCGATAACCTGAACAGCGACTTCTTGGCCGACTACCGTGAGGCAGCCGAGATCCATCGCCAGGTTCGACAGTGGACTCAGAAGAATGTCAAGCCCGGACAGACCTTGACTCAGATCGCTGAGGGCATTGAGGATGGTGTTCGTGCTCTTACTGGACACGCTGGACTTGAGGAGGGTGACAGCATCAAGGCTGGTATGGGTTTCCCTTGTGGTCTTAGTCTCAACCATTGCGCCGCGCATTACACTCCCAATGCCGGTAACAAGATGGTTCTCCAGCAGGAGGATGTCATGAAGGTCGATTTCGGTGTCCACGTCAACGGCCGTATTGTCGACTCTGCCTTTACTATGTCTTTCGACAACAAGTACGACAACCTTCTCAAGGCCGTCCAGGAGGCCACTAACGCTGGTATTCGCGAGGCCGGCATCGATGCCCGCGTCGGTGAAATTGGTGGTGTCATCCAGGAGACTATGGAGAGCTTCGAGGTTGAGATCGACGGAACCACCTACCCCGTCAAGAGTATTCGCAACCTCACAGGCCACAACATTTTGCCCTACAGCATCCACGGAACCAAGGCCGTACCCATTGTCAAGAGTAACGATCAGACCAAGATGGAGGAAGGCGATGTCTTTGCCATTGAGACCTTTGGAAGCACTGGCAACGGATACGTCCGCGACGATATGGAGACGTCGCACTATGCTAAGCGAGGAGACTCGCAGCACGTCGATCTCCGTTTGAGCTCGGCCAAGTCGCTGCTCAACGTGATTAACAAGAACT belongs to Fusarium oxysporum Fo47 chromosome V, complete sequence and includes:
- a CDS encoding P-loop containing nucleoside triphosphate hydrolase protein, which gives rise to MESQVERLVEKAWKKYEETPKDKRLLIGVAGIPGSGKTTFSQIITDRINARASSSDPSSPPPATFVPMDGFHLTRAALSAMPDPDTAHFRRGAAFTFDAHKFLTLVQALSKRPIPSEPILAPSFDHALKDPRDDDIVVKPEHRVVVLEGNYLALDQDVWRDAAKLLDEVWFVEVDFEVARRRLRERHVRAGIVKDLEEGDRRAMENDLVNGKEIIDFKLKVDELIQSREDGSWVHE
- a CDS encoding peptidase M24, structural domain-containing protein, which produces MAAQVPTEALKELNVADGSQKPGANTQSKTDAAGDDHGEDDSEDEANGTAPAEGAAKKKKKRKPKKKKKNPTSQSDPPRVQVSQLFPNKSYPHGEEVEYKDENNYRTTDEEKRHLDNLNSDFLADYREAAEIHRQVRQWTQKNVKPGQTLTQIAEGIEDGVRALTGHAGLEEGDSIKAGMGFPCGLSLNHCAAHYTPNAGNKMVLQQEDVMKVDFGVHVNGRIVDSAFTMSFDNKYDNLLKAVQEATNAGIREAGIDARVGEIGGVIQETMESFEVEIDGTTYPVKSIRNLTGHNILPYSIHGTKAVPIVKSNDQTKMEEGDVFAIETFGSTGNGYVRDDMETSHYAKRGDSQHVDLRLSSAKSLLNVINKNFGTLPFCRRYLDRLGQDKYLLGLNNLVNAGIVEAYPPLCDKKGSYTAQFEHTILIRPTVKEVISRGDDY
- a CDS encoding AhpC/TSA antioxidant enzyme-domain-containing protein, which codes for MTDNHTEAKASTTTKSPIERKPVGGIPPESPSVERAPTLPPRPAQDSDEKTSEALKCDTCSVPKKAGSTRSKSPPTPIKVDKTQPEDFEGELATNNDLPSAETLNKIENYIVLDRHGKSHPFKTLYTGSNVARRVLIIFVRHFFCGNCQEFLRSLSEAITPEALLRLPVSTFIAVIGCGDPALIDMYVNETGCRFPVYTDPTRSLFDALGMSKTLQLGTKPAYMRRSMMHSIVGSIVQGVKQIPTGNVLKMGDQRQVGGEFLFEPRDILTPVSTPRDEKAKPISAFEEAEERGPDHDGNEEKRVTWCHRMKTTRDHAEIPELIEVLGLDQTATAGRDVSRGSITSARKGKGHSMAQEIRKLSAERSRTSNET